The genomic region AGCGCTGGGGCTTAAAGTTCCACCAGTCCTCCCACGATTATCCTTTACCTTAATTGATCCAAAGCGTGAGAAAACATTACGGTCTCTTGCTTTATCTGTTGACCATGTTATTCAGAATGGTGTTGATGTGGAGCGGATTGCATGGCTTAAACGGCAAACCCATGCTCCTGTTGAAGAGGTTAGCGATCAGGTTAAATTAACAATTGAAAAAGTTCATGAACCATTACGCGACATCGCCAAGGAAGCCGGAGATGATGTAGCTCAGCTGGCTGACAAAAATCTAACTCATTTACTAAGAGAGGTCGAGTACCTGGAGCAACGGATTGATTATTCGATAAGAATGAAACATCAGGAAACAGTGCAGAAATTTAATGATTTAGAGCTGTTCCTTTATCCTGAAGGTGGCCTGCAGGAACGAACGTGGAATGTTCTGTATTGGCTCAATACATATGGGGAGGACTGGATTCACGAGCTTATGGATAAGGAAATGGAGTGGGAATCGTCCCATTATGTTCTTTATTTATAAATAAAGAGCAAATCCCCCACTTTCTACCACTTGGGCTGAAAAAACGTATATGGACCAATAATAAGAAAGATCTGCCTTTTATAAGGTAGGTCTTTTTTCTTGTTTTTACCACCTTTCAGCCAGTTCTTCTTAGCGTCCGTTCCCCTCTTGAGCAGATTGTTTATGCTTTATCCATTTATTAGTCTGCACAAAGTTTAAAATTCATGTGGAGGAAAGTGGGGGATTGTGGTACACTATAATCAGAAAGTGGGGGCGATGTATATGTTCATGGGGGAATTTCAACATAATATCGACTCAAAAGGCCGTATGATCATGCCTGCCAAATTCCGTGAAGAATTAGGAGAAGGCTTCATCATCACCCGCGGTCTTGATAAATGTCTGTTTGCCTATCCCATGGACGAATGGCGCCAATTGGAAGAGAAGCTGAAAAAACTTCCCCTTACAAAAAAAGATGCCCGTTCTTTCACCCGCTTCTTCTTCTCTGGCGCAGTTGAATGTGAAGTAGATAAACAGGGAAGAATAAACATTCCATCGCCCCTTAGAAAATATGCGGATTTAGAAAAAGAATGTGTCATTATTGGTGTTTCCAATCGAATCGAGATCTGGTCACAGGATAAGTGGGAAGTTTACTTTGAGGAATCTGAGGAATCTTTTGCCGAAATTGCAGAAAACATGATGGATTTTGATATTTAAACTTCATCGGTAGAAGCGGGTGTTAAAATGTTTGAACATTACAGTGTACTAAAAAATGAAGCAATAGAAGGTCTGAATATAAAGCAGGATGGTACTTATGTGGACTGTACCTTAGGAGGCGGAGGTCATTCTGAGCAGATTGTCCAAGCCCTGGGGCCTGAAGGAAGGCTGGTTGCATTTGATCAGGATATAGAGGCCCTTGAGTTTGCTAAAAGCCGTCTTCAAGCGTATGAAGGACAATGTTTGTTTGTTCATGCGAATTTCCAACGGTTGAAGGAAAAATTGCAGGAAAATGGCATTGATGAAGTTGATGGGGTTCTATTTGACCTGGGTGTTTCCTCCCCCCAATTAGATCAGGATGAACGGGGCTTCAGCTATCATCAGGATGCATCTTTGGACATGCGCATGGACCAATCACAAGTGTTGTCAGCATATGAAGTGGTGAATACGTGGACATACGAAAACTTAGTGAAAATCTTTTTCAGATATGGGGAAGAGAAGTTTTCTAAACAAGTGGCAAGAAAGATCGAACAGACAAGGCAGGAGCACCCTATTGAAACAACCTCCCAATTGGTTGAGGTTATTAAAGAAGGGATTCCTGCCGCAGCCCGAAGAAAAGGGGGACACCCTGCCAAACGTATATTTCAGGCGATTCGAATTGCTGTGAACAATGAATTAAACGTTTTTCGTGACGCTCTCCATCAGGCAGCGGAAGTCACAAGCTTAGGTGGAAGAATTTCAGTCATTACTTTTCATTCTCTGGAAGACCGCATCTGTAAAAAGAGTATGAAGAAGTGGAGTACACCTCCGCCCATTCCAAAGAATATTCCCATTATTCCGGAAGAGGCGCAACCACCGTTTGAACTTATTACACGAAAGCCGATTACTCCGGCTGAGGAGGAAATTGCAGAAAATCGGCGCTCCCGATCGGCTAAACTGCGTATTGCTGAAAAAGTAAAAGCCTGGGATGATAAGTTTCGATATGAAGAAAGGGGCAATGCATAGTGGCTTCAGTATTTGCACGTAATTTAGATTCCTATCAGACACAAGAACAACAGCAAAAACAGACGAAGGTTCAAGTGAAGGTACATAAAAAGCGCTGGATTTCTAAGGGAGAAAAATTCCTGTATTCCTTTTTCGCAGGCATTACCGCTCTGGCAAGTGTTTTTGTGATTTCCTACGCTTCTGATCTTCACAGTGTCAACCGGGACGTTCAGGAATTGCAAAGTCAGGTGAACCAGAAACAAGTAACAGTTGAAAACCTTGAGGCCGAAGTAAAGGTGCTTAGTGAACCAAGCCGTATTTTAAAAGTAGCTAAGGAAAATGGCCTTCAAATTCAGAATTCGAAAGTAGAACAGGCAAATAAAGTGCGTTAAAGGAGAACCACACAATGAAGAAATTGCCATCCACAAACGTATTTGCCATCCTTTTTATGGTTATATTCGGGATCATATTTGTTTTTTTGTTCAGCCGTTTAATGTATATTCAGGCATCAGGAGAAGTCGATGGAGTAGACCTGAATAAATGGGCAGAGAAGCAAAGAACAGCTTCCTATACATTAGATGCAGAGCGGGGCCGGATCCTGGACAGGACTGGTATGGTGCTTGCGGACAACCGGCCTTCTTATAGAGTATATGCCGTTCTGGATGAAGATTATTCCAAGAATTCGGAAGACCCCCTGCATGTTAAGGATCCTGTAAAGACAGCAAATAAACTTGCTCCTGTTCTGGGAATGGAAGCGAATAAAATCGCAGAGGTCATCCAAAACGGACAGGAACGGGATGCCTTTCAAGTAGAATTTGGTTCGAGTGGCGAGGATCTAACAGAAGAGAAAAAGGAAGAAATAGAAAAGCTGGATTTGCCGGGAATCTATTTACAGGAGGGTCAGAAGCGCTATTATCCTAATGACCGGTTTGCTTCCCATGTGATTGGTTTTACCCAGCAGGAAGAAGATAAGTTAAAAGGTATTTTAGGTATTGAAAAATCTATGAATTCCCAATTGACCGGGAAGGACGGGTATATTTCCTATCAGCAGGATCAGTATGCCAACAAGCTGTTAAACCCAAATGAAATTCTGAAACAGCCACAGGACGGGTCAAATGTCTATTTAACTCTTGATCAGAAAATCCAAACCTTCCTGGAAGATACAATGTCAGATATCTATGAACAATATAATCCTGAACAGATGATGGCTGTTGTTATGAATCCGGAGACCGGTGAGGTTCTGGCTATGGCAAATCGGCCCAGCTTTAATCCAAATACAAGAGAAAATATCGATAATTGGTATAATGACATTGTTTCTTATCCCTTCGCTCCAGGTTCAACCATGAAAATCTTCACAGTTGCTGCAGCTATGGATGCGGGTGTTTATAACGGAAATGAAACCTTTCAATCTGGTGTTTATAACTTTATGGATGGAGCAAAACCAGTCAGAGATCACAACTGGGGAAAAGGATGGGGAACCATTACATATGATGAGGGGATTCGCCGTTCCTCAAACGTGGCGGTATCCAAGCTTGTCTGGGAAAAACTTGGTACGGAAAAGTTTCTTGAGTATTTAAAAAGATTTGATTTTCATCAGAAAACAGGAATTGATCTATCAGGTGAGGAAACAGGACAAATTACTTACAAATGGCCGTCAGATAAAGTAAGAACGGCATTTGGGCAGAGTACAACTTTAACACCGATTCAGTTAATGAAGGGTGCGACCGCTGTAGCTAATGATGGAAAAATGATGAAGCCCTATGTGATTTCCAAAGTGAAGGATGCAGATGACAATAAAACGATTAAAGAAACGAAGCCACAGGTGGTTGATGAACCTATTAAAGCAGAAACGGCAAAAAAAGTCAGAGACCTGCTTGGCACTGTTATTTCCAGTGAAGACGGAACCGGTCAGGAATATCAATTAGACGATTATTCTGTGGCCGGAAAAACAGGAACAGCCCAGCTACCTGATCCCGAAAATGGCGGATTTTTGACAGGAAGAGAAAACTATATTTTTTCCTTTTTAGGCATGGCGCCTAAAGAAGATCCAGAGCTTATGATGTATGTAGCCGTTAAGCAGCCGGAGTTGGAGAATACAGAAGCAGGTTCGGAGCCTGTGTCGTATATTTTTAAATCTGTTATGGAAAAGAGCCTTCATTATCTGAACATTAGTCCAGATAAGACAACAAAAGGGCTATCCGTTGATTCTATTGAACTAGCTGACTATAAAGGGCAGTCAGTAGAAGCTGTTAAACGAAGCTTAAGTGAGCAAAGTGTTCAGACAGAAGTCATAGGGGATGGAGACAAAGTAAAAGCGACGTTACCACAGGCCGGCAACAAAATTCTGCCGGAGAGTACCGTGATGCTTCTGACAGATGGCGATGCTGTTATCCCGGATTTAACAGGCTGGTCGCTTCGTGAAGTATTGAAATATGCTTCTGTTTATGATCTGAAGGTTGAGCATATTGGAAATGGGTACGTGGTTCATCAGAGCGTGAATCCGGGGGCTCATGTGAAAAAGGGATCTTATCTGAGCATTAAGCTGGAGCCGCCAAATGGAAGCGATAATGAAGAATCCGGGACGGAAGAGCGTGAAGATGCTGAAACAGAAAACCGGGAAGAAGCAGATGAATCCGGCTAATGATCCAGGCAGGGGCCTTAAGGTCCCTGCCTTATTTATCTCGCCTATACTGTTCGTCATAGCCCCACTGATGGAAGTTTCGCCTTATGACCTCCGCTTTTCTGTTCTACTTTGTGATTTAGGTTCATATATTGTGATACAAGCCTGCCTTGCAAGACGAGTGAAATGTGTTAAAGGATGATGCGGTGTGAAACGTGTATCACAGGTTACAGTGCGGAGACGATTAGTCGCTGCTTTTCTTTTTGCTATGGTTTTCTTTTTAGTCATGAGTATTCGATTAGGTTATGTTCAGTTTATTGTCGGGGATGAAATTACAGAAAAAGCAGAAGATTTATGGAGCAGAGATATTCCATTAAAGCCTGAAAGAGGAGAAATCCTGGATCGAAACGGGGAGGTTCTCGTGGGCAATGTTTCAGCTCCAACTGTTGCTGTTGTTCCCCGTCAGATTCAAAACCCGCAGGATACTGCAGAAAAGCTGGCGGATGTTTTGAATATGGATGTTCAGGAAGCACATGAGTATGTGACGAAAAATGTATCGGTGGAAATCATTCACCCCGAGGGAAGAAAAATTTCCGAAGACCAGGCGATTAAACTGCAGGAGCTTAATCTGGAAGGGGTATATATTGCGGAAGACTCTAAAAGACACTACCCGCATGGAAAGTATCTATCACATGTATTAGGTTTTACCGGAATTGATAATCAGGGCTTAGCTGGTATTGAGTTATATTATGATGACAAATTAAACGGAAAAGAAGGCTCTCTTTCCTTCTTTTCTGACAACAAAGGGCATAAACTCAAAGATATAGCCGAAAATTATAACGCTCCGGAAGATGGGTTAGACTTAAAATTAACCATTAATGAAGATATCCAGACCATTATCGACAGAGAATTAGATTTAGCGGAGTCAAAATACAATCCTGATGGAGCCTGGGCCATTGCTATGGATCCTGATACAGGTGAAATCTTAGCAATGGACAGTCGTCCTGACTTCCATCCGGCTAACTATAAAGAAGTAGATGCGGAAATTTACAATCGAAACCTCCCTATATGGAGTACATATGAGCCGGGTTCCACCTTTAAAATTATCACCCTTGCATCTGCGTTGGAAGAAGGGTTAGTGGATTTGCAGGAGGATAAATTTAATGATACAGGCTCAATCGAAGTATCAGGGGCCAAAATCCGCTGCTGGCAGGACGGGGGACATGGCCACCAGACGTATTTGGAAGTCGTGCAAAACTCCTGTAACCCAGGTTTTGTGTCCATGGGAGAAAAAGTCGGCAAAGAAAAGCTGTTCAGCTATATTAAAGATTTTGGGTTTGGAAAAAAGACCGGAATTGACCTGCACGGAGAAGGCTCAGGGATTTTATTTAATGAAGAAGACGTTGGCCCGGTTGAGCTTGCCACAACTTCTTTTGGGCAGGGTGTTTCTGTAACCCCTATACAGCAGGTGGCAGCTGTGTCTGCAGCTGTGAATGGGGGCTATTTATATAAACCATTTGTTGCGAAAGAATGGCTCGATCCGGTAACCGGAGAGGTTGTAGAAAAGACAGAACCAACGCTAAAAGAACAGGTGATCTCCAATGACACCTCTGAGGAAATTCGTAAGACCCTTGAAAGTGTAGTTGCAAAGGGTACAGGTCGCGGAGCTTATGTTGATGGATACCGAGTTGGGGGGAAAACAGGTACAGCGCAAAAAGTTGGCGAAAACGGACAGTACCTAAGCAATAACCATATTGTTTCCTTTATCGGATTTGCTCCCGCAGATGACCCGGAAATTGTTGTATATGTAGCGATCGACAATCCTAAAAATACTGTTCAATTTGGCGGGGTGGTCACCGCACCGATCGTTGGTACCATTATTGAAGACAGTCTGCGGGCGATGGATGTGGAAGAACGTACGGATGGTTTAGAAAAGGAATATAAGTGGCCTGAACAGCCAAAAGTGAAGGTGCCTGATTTAGTAGGCCGAACAACGAAGGATTTGCAGGAATATCTGGTTCACCTTTCTGTAGATAAAGAAGGGGAAGGAAATACCATTATTAAACAATCCCCTCAGCCAGGAAAAATGGTAGAGCAGGGTTCCACAATTCGAATCTTTTTAGGAGATGAAGGCTCGTCGAAGAAAGAAGAGTGATTTTTTCATCGTTAAGAACCCTTAATTTTGCTATAATATAAACGAATGTTTTAAAACGAGGCAGGCGAATGAAATATGAAATTAAAACAATTACTAAAACCATTAAAATTTTACAAATGTGAGCAAGATATTCATGATATTGAAGCAGAGGGAATTGAAATGGATTCCCGGCAAGTGAAAGCAAATGATTTATTTGTTTGTATAGATGGCTTTACTGTGGATGGACACGATTTTGCAGAAATGGCAGAAAAGCAGGGGGCTTGTGCAGTTGTGGCTGAACGTCCCCTGCCCTTGAACATCCCGGTGATTATTGTCAATAATTCGGTGAAAGCCATGGCTCAACTGGCAAATCAGTTTTACCAGCAGCCCAGTGAAAAATTTCAATTAATTGGAGTTACAGGTACGAACGGAAAAACTACGCTTACCTATCTTCTTGACGAAATCTTCCGGAATCACGGTCATGAAACAGGTTTGCTTGGTACCATTCAGATGAAGATTGGGGATGAAACCTACCCTGTAAAAAACACAACTCCTGATTCATTATTTTTGCAGAAAAACCTGCATAAGATGGTTGAAAAAGATGTAAATACCGTAATGATGGAAGTCTCCTCACACGCTCTTGATCTGGGAAGAGTCTACGGATTGGACTTTGATATCACTGTCTTTACAAACCTCTCACAGGATCATTTAGATTACCACAAAAATATGGATGATTACTTAAGAGCCAAAAGTTTGCTTTTTGCACAAATGGGAAATCAATACCATTCTCGCAGAAAGCTGGCTGTTTTAAATTATGATGATGATGCCTACGATCTGCTTTCAAGAAGTACGGCGCATGAGGTGCTATCCTATGGGTTATCTGATGGTGCCGATGTACAGGCGAAAAATATTATGCTGCGTCCGGATGGAACTACATTTGATATGATTACACCTATTGGAGAAATTCAGATTCAAAGTAAATTGGCAGGAGAGTTCAGTGTGTATAATATGCTCGCTGCCAGCAGTGCGGCTATAAGTGCAGAGATTCCACTGGAGACCATCAGGAAATCCCTGGCCACAACAAACGGTGTACCGGGGCGTTTTGAACCTGTACAACGAGGACAGAAATTTGGGGTTATTGTCGATTATGCCCATACACCTGATTCCTTAGAAAACGTTGTGAAAACTGTGCAAACATTTACAGAGGGGAAAACCTATGTCGTTGTCGGTTGCGGTGGAGATCGGGATAGAGGAAAACGTCCGAAAATGGCAAATGTCGCCGTCAACTATAGTGATCTGGCCATTTTTACTTCTGACAACCCGAGAACGGAGGACCCGGATCAGATTCTTCAGGATATGACGGAAGATTTAAACGTACAGAATTATGAGGTAGAACGAGATCGAAAACAGGCGATAGCTAAAGCCATTCAATATTGTAATCCGGGAGATGTCGTGATTATCGCCGGTAAGGGTCATGAAACCTATCAGGAAATTGGCACTGAGCGATATGATTTCGATGATCGGGAAGTTGCAGCAAGGATGATTGATAAGAAATTTAAGGAGCGTTCATAATGGCAAAATTTACGGTAAATTGGCTTGCATCCCTTTTTCCTGACCAACAGGGAATAGGTTCATCCCCTGTTCAAATAGACGATGTTTTTACGGATAGTCGTCAGTATACCCACTTTGGATTATTTATACCCATTGAAGGTGAACGCTTTGATGGTCATAAATTTTTAAAGGATGCCATAACGAATGGTGCAGCAGCTTCCCTCTGGAATAAACAGAAATCAGTGCCTGAATTCGTACCTGCTGATTTCCCCCTCTTTTTTGTTGAGGATACACTGGATGCTATGCAACAGTTAGCGAGTGCCTATCGTTTAAAAATAAATCCAAAGGTAATTGGGATTACCGGATCCAACGGAAAGACAACTACAAAAGACCTGACCGCCAATGTTCTGAGTCAGAAATATAAAACATGGAAAACAAAAGGAAACTTTAATAATCATATCGGACTTCCTTTAACAATTCTGCAAATGCCTCCTGATACGGAAGCGTTAATTTTGGAAATGGGAATGAATCATTTTGGAGAAATCGAAGTCCTAACCAAGATTGCTCAGCCTGATATAGCGATGATTACAAATATAGGGGAATCCCATATTGAATATCTTGGCTCCCGTGAAGGGATTGCGAAGGCCAAAGGTGAAATAGTCGAAGGATTAAAACAGGATGGCTGTTTGCTGATTGATGGGGATGAACCATTATTAGACCCTGTTGCACACAAAACCGGAAGTTACCGGATTGGAGAAGGCAGAGATAATGATTTCGTAATTAAGTCCATCCAGCTTTCGAATGAAGAAACCACATTCGAAGTGGAGAATCATCCCTATTCCATCCCGGCATTAGGAAGGCATCAGGCTAAAAATGCAACTTTTGCCATCGTGACAGCAAAAATACTTGGTTTGGATAAAAATCAAATCATATCAGGATTGCAGCAAGTTGAATTAACGGGAATGCGATTTGAAAAACTAAAAACAAAAGAAGGAACGGATATTATCAACGATGCTTATAACGCATCTGCGACCTCAATGAAGGCATCGATCAATGTTATAAAAGAAATGGATGCAAAAAGTAAAATTCTGGTTTTGGGGGACATTTTAGAACTGGGGTCATTTTCCAAAGAGATCCATCGTTCGGTCGCTGATGTTATTTATCCACCGATTGATATCCTGTATACTTATGGGGAAGAAAGCAAGGAAATCGTTGAGGCTTTAAGAAAGAGAGAGGAAAATCGTGTGGAAGCTTATTCGTTTAATACCAAAGAAGGGCTTATTGAACAACTGCGGAATGACCTGAAACCGGAAACCATCATCCTGTTCAAAGGTTCCAGAGGGATGAAACTAGAAGAAGTTATTGAAGAAATAACGAATTAGGTGTCCGCAGTGAAGAGGGAGGAACTCAGATTATGTCACAAACTACATTATTAATCACCATAGCTGTATCTTTTTTAATAGCAGTACTCATATCACCAATTTTAATTCCTTTCCTACGCCGTTTAAAATTTGGTCAGAGTATCAGGGAAGAAGGGCCGCAATCTCATCAGAAAAAAGCGGGCACACCTACGATGGGCGGTTTAATCATCATTATTTCTGTTGCGTTTACTGCTCTATTTATGGTTTTTAAATTTAAGCCTTCTCCGGTAAACTTTGAAATTTATTTGCTTTTATTTGTTTTAGTCGGTTACGGTTTAATAGGATTTTTAGATGATATTATTAAAATTGTGAAAAAGCGGAATCTGGGATTAACATCCTTACAAAAAATGGTTGGACAGATTATCATCGCACTTGTTGTCTATTTCATTTTAAAAGAGCATGGTTTCCCTACGGATATTGGAATTCCAGGAACGGATTTCTCGGTTGATTTAGGTGTCTGGTATGCACTCTTTATTTTGTTTATGCTTGTCGGTTCATCCAATGCAGTGAACTTAACCGATGGCCTTGATGGACTGCTGGCAGGTACAGCTGCAGTCGCATTTGGTGCTTTCGGAATTTTAGCATGGAATGGCAACCTTCAATTTGAAGTCGCTATTTTTGCTCTATCCATTGTAGGGGCACTATTAGGTTTTCTTGTTTTTAATGCTCATCCGGCTAAGGTGTTTATGGGGGATACAGGTTCCCTGGCTCTGGGTGGTGCCATTGCGATCATAGCGATATTAACGAAATTGGAATTATTACTTATTATCATTGGTGGAGTATTTGTGCTCGAAACCTTATCTGTGATTATTCAGGTCATATCATTTAAAACAACAGGTAAAAGAGTATTTAAAATGAGTCCGCTTCATCATCACTATGAGCTTAAAGGCTGGTCTGAATGGCGGGTAGTGGCCACATTCTGGGTAGTCGGAATATTGTTTGCAGCATTAGGAATTTACATCGAGGTGTGGTTAACTTGAATACAATAAAACAGTTTCCGTATGAACAAGTGCTTGTGCTTGGCTTAGCTAAAAGCGGAGCAGCAGCAGCACGTATCCTGTTGGAGAATGGTAAAAAGGTACGGGTAAATGATTTTAAGAAAGAAGAGGAAAACCAGGCAGCACAGGAACTTCGGCATTTTGGCATTGAAGTGATTACAGGAGGCCATCCGCTTTCGGTGCTGGATGATGTAGAAGTCGTGATTAAGAATCCAGGGATACCCTATGATAATGTGATTGTCAAAGAAGCAATCCATCGGAACATACCTGTCATAACGGAAATCGAACTGGCAGGATTGTTAACGGATGGACCGATTGTTGGAATAACGGGCTCCAATGGGAAAACGACGACAACAACGTTAATTTATGAAATGCTACGCAGCAGTGGAGAAAAGGCAAAATTATCCGGGAATATTGGGACCGTAGCAAGTGAGGTTGCCAGAGACAGTGAGCCGGATGATATTCTTGTCATGGAGTTATCCTCCTTTCAGTTGCTGGGCATTCAGACTTTTAAAGCAAATGTCTCGGTGTTACTGAATATCTTTGAGGCTCATTTGGATTATCATAAGACGATGAGTCACTATGCAAATGCGAAGGCGAAGATTTTTGAAAATCAGACAGAAGATGATTATGCTGTATATAATTTAGACGATGATATGGTTGTTGAGTTGGCCGGTCGAACCAATGCCCGGAAAGTTCCTTTTTCGGCAACCAGGCCATGTAAGGATGGGGTATGGTTTGATGGGGATACCGTCTATTTTAAAGATGAGTCCATCATCAAACGAAATGAGATTGTACTCGTAGGGGATCATAACTTTGAAAATATTCTT from Virgibacillus sp. MSP4-1 harbors:
- a CDS encoding UDP-N-acetylmuramoyl-L-alanyl-D-glutamate--2,6-diaminopimelate ligase, which gives rise to MKLKQLLKPLKFYKCEQDIHDIEAEGIEMDSRQVKANDLFVCIDGFTVDGHDFAEMAEKQGACAVVAERPLPLNIPVIIVNNSVKAMAQLANQFYQQPSEKFQLIGVTGTNGKTTLTYLLDEIFRNHGHETGLLGTIQMKIGDETYPVKNTTPDSLFLQKNLHKMVEKDVNTVMMEVSSHALDLGRVYGLDFDITVFTNLSQDHLDYHKNMDDYLRAKSLLFAQMGNQYHSRRKLAVLNYDDDAYDLLSRSTAHEVLSYGLSDGADVQAKNIMLRPDGTTFDMITPIGEIQIQSKLAGEFSVYNMLAASSAAISAEIPLETIRKSLATTNGVPGRFEPVQRGQKFGVIVDYAHTPDSLENVVKTVQTFTEGKTYVVVGCGGDRDRGKRPKMANVAVNYSDLAIFTSDNPRTEDPDQILQDMTEDLNVQNYEVERDRKQAIAKAIQYCNPGDVVIIAGKGHETYQEIGTERYDFDDREVAARMIDKKFKERS
- the ftsL gene encoding cell division protein FtsL codes for the protein MASVFARNLDSYQTQEQQQKQTKVQVKVHKKRWISKGEKFLYSFFAGITALASVFVISYASDLHSVNRDVQELQSQVNQKQVTVENLEAEVKVLSEPSRILKVAKENGLQIQNSKVEQANKVR
- a CDS encoding penicillin-binding protein; translation: MKKLPSTNVFAILFMVIFGIIFVFLFSRLMYIQASGEVDGVDLNKWAEKQRTASYTLDAERGRILDRTGMVLADNRPSYRVYAVLDEDYSKNSEDPLHVKDPVKTANKLAPVLGMEANKIAEVIQNGQERDAFQVEFGSSGEDLTEEKKEEIEKLDLPGIYLQEGQKRYYPNDRFASHVIGFTQQEEDKLKGILGIEKSMNSQLTGKDGYISYQQDQYANKLLNPNEILKQPQDGSNVYLTLDQKIQTFLEDTMSDIYEQYNPEQMMAVVMNPETGEVLAMANRPSFNPNTRENIDNWYNDIVSYPFAPGSTMKIFTVAAAMDAGVYNGNETFQSGVYNFMDGAKPVRDHNWGKGWGTITYDEGIRRSSNVAVSKLVWEKLGTEKFLEYLKRFDFHQKTGIDLSGEETGQITYKWPSDKVRTAFGQSTTLTPIQLMKGATAVANDGKMMKPYVISKVKDADDNKTIKETKPQVVDEPIKAETAKKVRDLLGTVISSEDGTGQEYQLDDYSVAGKTGTAQLPDPENGGFLTGRENYIFSFLGMAPKEDPELMMYVAVKQPELENTEAGSEPVSYIFKSVMEKSLHYLNISPDKTTKGLSVDSIELADYKGQSVEAVKRSLSEQSVQTEVIGDGDKVKATLPQAGNKILPESTVMLLTDGDAVIPDLTGWSLREVLKYASVYDLKVEHIGNGYVVHQSVNPGAHVKKGSYLSIKLEPPNGSDNEESGTEEREDAETENREEADESG
- the mraY gene encoding phospho-N-acetylmuramoyl-pentapeptide-transferase; translated protein: MSQTTLLITIAVSFLIAVLISPILIPFLRRLKFGQSIREEGPQSHQKKAGTPTMGGLIIIISVAFTALFMVFKFKPSPVNFEIYLLLFVLVGYGLIGFLDDIIKIVKKRNLGLTSLQKMVGQIIIALVVYFILKEHGFPTDIGIPGTDFSVDLGVWYALFILFMLVGSSNAVNLTDGLDGLLAGTAAVAFGAFGILAWNGNLQFEVAIFALSIVGALLGFLVFNAHPAKVFMGDTGSLALGGAIAIIAILTKLELLLIIIGGVFVLETLSVIIQVISFKTTGKRVFKMSPLHHHYELKGWSEWRVVATFWVVGILFAALGIYIEVWLT
- a CDS encoding stage V sporulation protein D codes for the protein MKRVSQVTVRRRLVAAFLFAMVFFLVMSIRLGYVQFIVGDEITEKAEDLWSRDIPLKPERGEILDRNGEVLVGNVSAPTVAVVPRQIQNPQDTAEKLADVLNMDVQEAHEYVTKNVSVEIIHPEGRKISEDQAIKLQELNLEGVYIAEDSKRHYPHGKYLSHVLGFTGIDNQGLAGIELYYDDKLNGKEGSLSFFSDNKGHKLKDIAENYNAPEDGLDLKLTINEDIQTIIDRELDLAESKYNPDGAWAIAMDPDTGEILAMDSRPDFHPANYKEVDAEIYNRNLPIWSTYEPGSTFKIITLASALEEGLVDLQEDKFNDTGSIEVSGAKIRCWQDGGHGHQTYLEVVQNSCNPGFVSMGEKVGKEKLFSYIKDFGFGKKTGIDLHGEGSGILFNEEDVGPVELATTSFGQGVSVTPIQQVAAVSAAVNGGYLYKPFVAKEWLDPVTGEVVEKTEPTLKEQVISNDTSEEIRKTLESVVAKGTGRGAYVDGYRVGGKTGTAQKVGENGQYLSNNHIVSFIGFAPADDPEIVVYVAIDNPKNTVQFGGVVTAPIVGTIIEDSLRAMDVEERTDGLEKEYKWPEQPKVKVPDLVGRTTKDLQEYLVHLSVDKEGEGNTIIKQSPQPGKMVEQGSTIRIFLGDEGSSKKEE
- the murF gene encoding UDP-N-acetylmuramoyl-tripeptide--D-alanyl-D-alanine ligase, whose protein sequence is MAKFTVNWLASLFPDQQGIGSSPVQIDDVFTDSRQYTHFGLFIPIEGERFDGHKFLKDAITNGAAASLWNKQKSVPEFVPADFPLFFVEDTLDAMQQLASAYRLKINPKVIGITGSNGKTTTKDLTANVLSQKYKTWKTKGNFNNHIGLPLTILQMPPDTEALILEMGMNHFGEIEVLTKIAQPDIAMITNIGESHIEYLGSREGIAKAKGEIVEGLKQDGCLLIDGDEPLLDPVAHKTGSYRIGEGRDNDFVIKSIQLSNEETTFEVENHPYSIPALGRHQAKNATFAIVTAKILGLDKNQIISGLQQVELTGMRFEKLKTKEGTDIINDAYNASATSMKASINVIKEMDAKSKILVLGDILELGSFSKEIHRSVADVIYPPIDILYTYGEESKEIVEALRKREENRVEAYSFNTKEGLIEQLRNDLKPETIILFKGSRGMKLEEVIEEITN
- the mraZ gene encoding division/cell wall cluster transcriptional repressor MraZ — its product is MFMGEFQHNIDSKGRMIMPAKFREELGEGFIITRGLDKCLFAYPMDEWRQLEEKLKKLPLTKKDARSFTRFFFSGAVECEVDKQGRINIPSPLRKYADLEKECVIIGVSNRIEIWSQDKWEVYFEESEESFAEIAENMMDFDI
- the rsmH gene encoding 16S rRNA (cytosine(1402)-N(4))-methyltransferase RsmH — encoded protein: MFEHYSVLKNEAIEGLNIKQDGTYVDCTLGGGGHSEQIVQALGPEGRLVAFDQDIEALEFAKSRLQAYEGQCLFVHANFQRLKEKLQENGIDEVDGVLFDLGVSSPQLDQDERGFSYHQDASLDMRMDQSQVLSAYEVVNTWTYENLVKIFFRYGEEKFSKQVARKIEQTRQEHPIETTSQLVEVIKEGIPAAARRKGGHPAKRIFQAIRIAVNNELNVFRDALHQAAEVTSLGGRISVITFHSLEDRICKKSMKKWSTPPPIPKNIPIIPEEAQPPFELITRKPITPAEEEIAENRRSRSAKLRIAEKVKAWDDKFRYEERGNA